CCTGACAAGAATTACATGTACACTGCTGCTAATGGTTTTGACAAATATTGTTTCAGCGTCCACCAGAGCCTAATGCACATCATGGTGAAGACATCATAACTTGGGCAGATGCATAGGATGAAGCTGTTGTCGAGTGCACCGGAGAGAAGAGGAACGGCCGTGGCGGCATCTCCAGTTCACCCATGCTCCTCTCCAACATCTCTATAACCCTGCTCATGGATGGGCGGCTTTCAGGGTTCATCTGTATGCACCACAATCCAACCAAGGTCATCCTTCTTACGATTTCTTCAGTTCCATATTTGGCTTCGGATCCATGCAACTCCCTCGCCAAATTATCCCAAACCCAATGTGGAAAAAATGTTTCACTAGAGCTGTCTGCCTTTCCTTTCTGATCATTGTTCCCTTGGACCATTTCTAGGAGCATCATCCCGTAGCTGTAAACATCAGACTTTGTCGAGACGAGTCCAAAGCCTCTAGAGAACACTTCTGGTGTGATGAAACCAACCGTCCCTCTTGCTTCGGCCATTGAAAGGACGCTCTCCTTGAGGTGGCATAGCTTTGCCATACCAAAGTCTGCAATTTTGGGACATAACTCATCATCTAGAAGGATGTTGTTCGGCTTGATATCGAAATGGATGATGCAGGTGTTGCAACCCTGGTGTAGATACTCCAACCCTTGTGCGATACCGATCGCAAAACTTAGCATAGGAGTAGATCGGAATCAAACTAAGACAAAGAACACCTGACATGAAAACAAATGTCTCCAGACACTTATTGAATTTAAACCAACCTTAGAAAACTAAAAAGAGTCTACGGACTCTTCTATTCTAGCGAGATGCTAGACGAATAAAGAGCACTTGCTGCTCCACCCGCAGCGCTTCCTGCCTCTCCTCCAAACCCTCTATGCGCTCTCTGGTAGCGCGAATGCGCGCTTCTTTCGGCCTAGGATCCATTGTTCTAACACTTCTCAACTGGTTGTTTAGCACTCTACGGTGCCCTTCAATCTCATTTTTCAGTTGCTCC
This is a stretch of genomic DNA from Triticum urartu cultivar G1812 unplaced genomic scaffold, Tu2.1 TuUngrouped_contig_4410, whole genome shotgun sequence. It encodes these proteins:
- the LOC125527784 gene encoding LEAF RUST 10 DISEASE-RESISTANCE LOCUS RECEPTOR-LIKE PROTEIN KINASE-like 2.4, which codes for MLSFAIGIAQGLEYLHQGCNTCIIHFDIKPNNILLDDELCPKIADFGMAKLCHLKESVLSMAEARGTVGFITPEVFSRGFGLVSTKSDVYSYGMMLLEMVQGNNDQKGKADSSSETFFPHWVWDNLARELHGSEAKYGTEEIVRRMTLVGLWCIQMNPESRPSMSRVIEMLERSMGELEMPPRPFLFSPVHSTTASSYASAQVMMSSP